A single genomic interval of Caballeronia sp. NK8 harbors:
- a CDS encoding M81 family metallopeptidase has product MKFLIARMNHETNTFSPVATPLEAFGRDGPCYGDDAYRENAGMRTAMSAFIDAAKREHAEIVTPISASANPSGRVAAAAYDAICQSIVDAAQGCDAVLLDLHGAMVAENSPDGEGDLLERVRRALPHAPIAVSLDLHANVTQKIIDNADVITSFKTYPHVDMYESGEHAARLLLDLIHGDAKPVIAWAQPPLLTHTLRSSTAEGAMKRAVDAARAAEDEDGVLAVSVLSGFSLADIASPCISVVVVANGERAKAQEVADRIARQIWAERDEFVYRSAPLAQSIREGAALARETDKPVLLLDHGDNCMSGGTCDTTDAFEEALRQGLDGIVVGPLCDPEAVATLFEAGEGATVTVGIGNKLASVASRGKPPLDVTGVVRALTDGEYIISGPTYTGQRAYMGRAAVLETAAARILVTERTHEPWDLGVFESVGIDPRGARFLILKSRMYCRPVFVPIAGGLVECDSRGVTSSDYGLFSFDNLGRPVYPLDSNIEY; this is encoded by the coding sequence ATGAAGTTTCTCATCGCGCGGATGAATCACGAAACCAACACCTTCTCGCCTGTCGCAACGCCGCTCGAAGCGTTCGGACGCGACGGCCCCTGTTATGGCGACGATGCGTATCGCGAGAACGCCGGCATGCGTACCGCGATGTCCGCGTTCATCGATGCGGCGAAGCGCGAACACGCGGAGATCGTCACGCCGATATCGGCATCGGCGAATCCGAGCGGGCGTGTGGCTGCGGCCGCTTACGACGCGATCTGCCAGTCGATCGTCGACGCTGCACAAGGTTGCGATGCGGTATTGCTCGATCTGCATGGCGCGATGGTCGCGGAGAATTCCCCCGACGGTGAAGGCGATCTGCTCGAACGCGTGCGACGCGCGCTGCCGCATGCGCCGATCGCCGTATCGCTCGATCTGCATGCGAACGTCACGCAGAAGATCATCGACAACGCGGATGTGATAACGAGCTTCAAGACATATCCGCACGTCGATATGTACGAGAGCGGCGAGCATGCCGCGCGGCTGCTGCTCGATCTCATTCATGGCGATGCGAAGCCCGTGATCGCATGGGCGCAGCCCCCGTTGCTTACGCATACGCTCAGAAGTTCGACTGCCGAGGGCGCAATGAAGCGCGCCGTCGATGCTGCTCGCGCTGCTGAAGACGAGGATGGCGTGCTGGCCGTGTCGGTGCTGTCGGGCTTCTCGCTTGCCGATATCGCCTCGCCTTGCATCAGCGTCGTCGTGGTCGCGAATGGCGAACGCGCGAAGGCGCAGGAGGTCGCGGACCGCATCGCGCGGCAGATCTGGGCCGAGCGTGACGAGTTCGTATACCGCAGCGCGCCGCTCGCTCAGTCGATCAGGGAAGGCGCGGCGCTCGCGCGCGAAACCGACAAGCCCGTGTTGCTCCTCGATCACGGCGACAACTGCATGTCGGGCGGAACGTGCGATACCACTGATGCGTTCGAAGAGGCGTTGAGGCAAGGACTCGACGGCATCGTCGTCGGGCCTTTATGCGATCCCGAAGCGGTGGCGACGCTCTTCGAAGCAGGCGAGGGCGCGACGGTCACGGTCGGCATCGGCAACAAGCTCGCGAGCGTGGCCTCGCGCGGCAAGCCGCCGCTCGACGTGACGGGCGTCGTGCGCGCGCTGACCGATGGCGAGTACATCATCAGCGGGCCGACCTACACGGGACAGCGTGCGTACATGGGGCGCGCGGCCGTGCTCGAAACGGCGGCGGCGCGCATCCTCGTGACGGAACGCACGCACGAGCCGTGGGATCTGGGCGTGTTCGAGAGCGTAGGTATCGATCCGCGTGGCGCGCGTTTCCTGATCCTCAAGTCGCGCATGTATTGCCGTCCCGTGTTCGTGCCGATCGCGGGCGGGCTCGTCGAGTGCGACAGCCGCGGCGTCACGAGTTCCGACTACGGACTCTTTTCGTTCGATAACCTCGGGCGGCCTGTGTATCCGCTGGATTCGAACATCGAGTATTGA
- a CDS encoding Zn-dependent hydrolase, whose product MQAHDMPAQAGLRVDGARLWNSLMELARIGATEKGGVCRLALTELDRQGRDLFVAWAKDIGCTVRVDAIGNIFARRAGTRDDLPPVVTGSHIDTQPTGGKFDGNYGVLAGLEVLRTLNDNNVRTAAPLEVAVWTNEEGSRFVPVMMGSGVFAGAFTLDHALEQADREGVSVRDALAAIGYAGERVAAHDVGAYFEAHIEQGPVLEANDKVIGVVQGALGQRWYDVTIDGMEAHAGPTPMELRRDALLVAADLIRTVNRIALDHAPHGRGTVGWMNVHPNSRNVIPGRVKLTVDLRAADDATLLEMDRALREACAQAGLPVTVDEVVYFAPQPFEPSLVASVRESAGALGFTSMDVVSGAGHDAVYLARVAPAAMIFVPCKDGISHNEIEDARADHLEAGCNVLLQVMLRAAGEAA is encoded by the coding sequence ATGCAAGCTCATGATATGCCGGCGCAGGCCGGATTGCGCGTCGATGGTGCGCGTCTCTGGAACAGCCTGATGGAACTCGCGCGCATCGGCGCGACGGAGAAGGGCGGCGTGTGCCGTCTCGCGCTCACGGAACTCGACAGGCAGGGCCGCGATCTTTTCGTCGCGTGGGCGAAGGACATCGGCTGCACGGTGCGCGTCGATGCGATCGGCAATATCTTTGCGCGTCGCGCCGGCACGCGCGACGATCTGCCGCCTGTCGTGACCGGCAGTCACATCGACACGCAGCCGACCGGCGGCAAGTTCGACGGCAACTATGGCGTACTGGCGGGGCTCGAAGTATTGCGCACGCTGAACGACAACAACGTGCGCACCGCTGCGCCGCTCGAAGTCGCGGTCTGGACCAATGAGGAAGGCTCGCGCTTCGTACCGGTGATGATGGGCTCTGGCGTGTTCGCGGGCGCGTTCACGCTCGATCACGCGCTCGAGCAGGCGGATCGCGAGGGCGTGTCCGTGCGCGATGCGCTCGCGGCGATCGGCTATGCGGGCGAGCGCGTCGCCGCACACGACGTGGGCGCGTATTTCGAGGCGCACATCGAACAGGGACCGGTGCTCGAAGCGAACGACAAGGTGATCGGCGTCGTGCAGGGCGCGCTCGGCCAGCGCTGGTACGACGTGACCATCGATGGCATGGAAGCGCACGCGGGCCCGACACCAATGGAACTGCGGCGCGACGCACTGCTCGTCGCCGCTGACCTGATCCGCACGGTCAATCGCATCGCGCTCGATCACGCGCCGCATGGACGCGGCACGGTAGGCTGGATGAACGTGCATCCGAACTCGCGCAACGTGATTCCGGGGCGCGTGAAGCTGACCGTCGACTTGCGCGCCGCCGACGATGCGACGCTGCTCGAGATGGACCGCGCGTTGCGCGAGGCATGTGCCCAGGCGGGCTTGCCGGTCACGGTAGACGAAGTTGTCTACTTCGCGCCGCAACCCTTCGAGCCATCGCTGGTCGCTTCGGTACGCGAGAGTGCCGGCGCACTCGGCTTCACGTCGATGGATGTCGTGAGCGGCGCGGGACACGACGCGGTGTATCTTGCGCGCGTGGCGCCGGCCGCGATGATCTTCGTGCCTTGCAAGGATGGCATCAGTCACAACGAAATCGAGGATGCGCGCGCCGATCATCTGGAAGCGGGCTGTAACGTGCTGCTGCAAGTGATGTTGCGCGCGGCGGGAGAAGCGGCATGA
- a CDS encoding ABC transporter ATP-binding protein, giving the protein MMLAVHDIHGYYGKSHILQGVSLEIGEGETVTLLGRNGAGKSTTLKSIAGVVTPQRGSVKFKGAELAKLPPHKIAARGVCFVPEHRGIFKLLSVEENLRLGARKDSPWQLADIYRIFPRLKERRTNGGGQLSGGEQQMLAIGRALMNHPRLLMLDEPVEGLAPVIVEEIVAQLKLIRKAGVAILLVEQNLEVCTQLADRHYIIEQGRIVYEGANDAFIADESIKDRYLGVGVV; this is encoded by the coding sequence ATGATGCTCGCCGTCCACGACATTCACGGCTATTACGGCAAGAGCCATATTCTCCAGGGCGTGTCGCTCGAAATTGGCGAAGGCGAAACCGTCACGCTGCTCGGGCGCAACGGCGCGGGGAAATCGACCACGCTCAAAAGCATCGCGGGCGTCGTGACGCCGCAACGCGGCAGCGTGAAGTTCAAGGGCGCGGAGCTTGCGAAGCTGCCGCCTCACAAGATCGCTGCGCGCGGCGTGTGTTTCGTGCCTGAGCATCGCGGCATCTTCAAGCTGCTTTCGGTCGAAGAGAACTTGCGGCTCGGCGCGCGCAAGGATTCGCCGTGGCAACTCGCGGACATCTATCGCATCTTTCCGCGTTTGAAAGAGCGGCGCACGAACGGCGGCGGTCAGCTTTCCGGCGGCGAACAACAGATGCTCGCGATCGGCCGCGCCCTGATGAATCATCCGCGCCTTCTGATGCTCGATGAGCCGGTGGAAGGACTCGCGCCGGTGATCGTCGAGGAGATCGTCGCGCAGTTGAAGCTGATCCGCAAAGCGGGCGTGGCGATTCTGCTCGTCGAACAGAATCTCGAAGTGTGCACGCAGCTTGCGGATCGCCATTACATCATCGAGCAGGGACGCATCGTGTATGAAGGCGCGAATGATGCGTTCATCGCCGATGAGTCGATCAAGGATCGTTATCTCGGTGTCGGCGTCGTCTGA
- a CDS encoding ABC transporter ATP-binding protein, which translates to MSASILEAKGVAKRYGKFAALTDVNLRIAKNTVHSVIGPNGAGKTTLFHVLTGTVPITAGNIVFDGHDVTHEPDHRRVKRGIARSFQVTSLFANLSVRENLRLAAQGVDSKRALNAWSPPHGVLEHRDTVDGILERLALQRFASTQASALSHGQQRRLEVGMALAARPKAIFLDEPTSGMGIDDLDSMKHLIRSLRDDYTVVLIEHNMDIVMDISDTITVMQQGRVLVEGKPADIRGDERVRSAYLGNMITGGRA; encoded by the coding sequence ATGAGCGCATCGATACTGGAAGCGAAGGGCGTCGCGAAACGCTATGGCAAGTTCGCGGCGCTGACGGATGTGAACCTGCGCATCGCGAAGAACACGGTGCATTCCGTGATCGGACCGAACGGCGCGGGAAAGACCACGCTGTTTCACGTGCTGACGGGCACGGTGCCGATCACGGCGGGCAACATCGTGTTCGATGGTCACGATGTGACGCATGAGCCTGATCATCGTCGTGTGAAGCGCGGCATCGCGCGCTCGTTTCAGGTGACGAGCCTGTTCGCGAACCTCTCCGTGCGCGAGAATCTGCGTCTCGCCGCGCAAGGTGTCGATTCGAAGCGCGCGCTCAATGCGTGGAGCCCGCCGCATGGCGTGCTCGAACATCGCGATACGGTCGATGGCATTCTCGAACGTCTCGCGCTGCAACGCTTTGCATCGACGCAGGCGAGCGCGTTGTCGCATGGTCAGCAGCGGCGTCTCGAAGTGGGCATGGCGCTCGCCGCGCGGCCCAAAGCCATCTTTCTCGACGAACCGACATCGGGCATGGGCATCGACGATCTCGACAGCATGAAACATCTGATCCGCAGCCTGCGCGACGACTACACGGTCGTGCTGATCGAGCACAACATGGATATCGTGATGGACATCTCCGACACGATCACCGTCATGCAGCAAGGCCGCGTGCTGGTCGAAGGCAAGCCGGCCGATATTCGCGGCGACGAGCGCGTGCGCAGCGCCTATCTCGGCAACATGATCACCGGAGGCCGCGCATGA
- a CDS encoding branched-chain amino acid ABC transporter permease yields MNAKLDSKTLDVSVPRRSLRHSLHRYRFLLLAAVVVCILPMTMRSGSLATEVLVYALAALGCNLLLGHTGLLSFGQGIFFGLGSYSAGLILTKSGLQVPAALLGAIVVGAVAAALVGWFSIRQRGAYFVMLTLAFGQMFYFLAYTTPDLTGGDNGLLDIPRPALSIFGQPLVSIASPWQYYAFVAVLFLIAFWLMLRVSHSVFGRTLLAIRDNEARAAAVGYDVRRFKLAAFIVSGAVTGLAGALHAMMTGIAPLSNIDYHTSEMILVMTVIGGTGNLFSSVLGAAFYVLFADWLSTLWPRWLLLLGLVLIAVSLFMQRGLWGLGERIWRALRRDRGEPA; encoded by the coding sequence GTGAACGCCAAACTCGATTCGAAAACACTGGACGTGAGCGTGCCACGACGCTCGCTCAGGCATTCGCTGCATCGCTATCGTTTTCTGTTGCTCGCGGCCGTCGTCGTGTGCATTCTGCCGATGACGATGCGTTCCGGATCGCTCGCAACCGAAGTGCTCGTCTATGCGCTCGCCGCGCTGGGCTGCAATCTGTTGCTCGGTCATACCGGCTTGCTGTCCTTCGGGCAAGGCATTTTCTTCGGCCTCGGAAGTTATAGCGCGGGCCTGATACTCACGAAGTCAGGGCTTCAGGTGCCTGCCGCGTTGCTCGGTGCAATCGTGGTGGGCGCGGTGGCCGCGGCGCTCGTCGGATGGTTCTCCATTCGTCAGCGCGGCGCGTACTTCGTGATGCTCACGCTGGCCTTCGGGCAGATGTTCTACTTTCTCGCCTACACGACGCCCGATCTCACCGGCGGCGACAACGGCCTGCTCGATATCCCGCGTCCCGCACTGTCGATCTTCGGGCAACCGCTCGTGTCGATTGCATCGCCGTGGCAATACTACGCGTTCGTCGCCGTGCTGTTCCTGATCGCGTTCTGGCTGATGCTGCGCGTATCGCACTCGGTCTTCGGCCGCACGCTGCTCGCGATCCGCGACAACGAAGCGCGCGCGGCCGCCGTGGGCTATGACGTCAGACGCTTCAAGCTTGCCGCCTTCATCGTATCGGGCGCGGTGACGGGACTGGCCGGCGCGCTGCACGCGATGATGACCGGCATCGCACCGCTGTCGAACATCGACTATCACACGAGCGAGATGATTCTCGTGATGACGGTCATCGGCGGCACGGGCAATCTCTTTTCCTCCGTGCTCGGCGCGGCGTTCTACGTGCTGTTTGCCGACTGGCTGTCGACGCTGTGGCCGCGCTGGCTGCTGTTGCTCGGGCTCGTCTTGATTGCAGTGAGTCTCTTCATGCAGCGCGGTCTGTGGGGACTGGGAGAACGCATCTGGCGCGCGCTCAGGCGCGATCGGGGAGAGCCGGCATGA
- a CDS encoding branched-chain amino acid ABC transporter permease, which yields MNVYLLQVVNGIGVGMLYFLLAVGLSIVFGLLRFVNFAHGAFYLLGAYFCYQAMQWSLNFWAALVVVPVVVGACAWIVEKAVLRHVYAQQHEFHILATVGLALVIQECAIIAWGPLGDNVPVPDILNGVVMWGSFIYPKYRLFVIAFTAVLAGILWWVLEGTRLGSAVRAGSESSEMVSLLGINVTRIFSLVFALGAGTAALAGVLAAPIRGVDPFMGIEALGVAFVVVVVGGMGNFLGALVGGLLVGIVQSVMSTLWPEGARLMIYVAMAAVLLLRPNGLLGRTA from the coding sequence ATGAACGTTTATCTGTTGCAGGTCGTGAACGGCATCGGCGTGGGCATGCTGTATTTCTTGCTCGCGGTCGGGTTGTCGATCGTGTTCGGGCTGCTGCGCTTCGTGAACTTCGCGCACGGCGCTTTCTATCTGCTTGGCGCGTACTTCTGCTATCAGGCGATGCAGTGGTCGCTGAACTTCTGGGCCGCGCTCGTCGTCGTGCCCGTCGTGGTGGGTGCGTGCGCGTGGATCGTCGAGAAAGCCGTGCTGCGGCACGTCTACGCGCAGCAGCACGAGTTCCATATTCTCGCGACGGTCGGGCTCGCGCTCGTGATACAGGAATGCGCGATCATCGCGTGGGGACCGCTCGGAGATAACGTTCCGGTCCCCGACATCCTGAACGGCGTCGTGATGTGGGGCAGCTTCATCTACCCGAAATACCGGCTCTTCGTGATTGCCTTCACGGCCGTGCTGGCGGGCATTCTGTGGTGGGTGCTCGAAGGCACGCGTCTGGGCAGCGCGGTGCGCGCGGGCAGCGAATCGAGCGAGATGGTGTCGCTGCTCGGCATCAACGTGACGCGTATTTTCAGTCTCGTCTTCGCGCTCGGCGCGGGCACGGCGGCGCTCGCAGGCGTGCTCGCCGCCCCGATACGCGGTGTCGATCCCTTCATGGGCATCGAAGCGCTCGGCGTCGCTTTCGTCGTGGTGGTGGTGGGCGGGATGGGTAACTTTCTCGGCGCACTCGTCGGCGGGTTGCTGGTGGGCATCGTGCAAAGCGTGATGAGCACGTTGTGGCCCGAAGGCGCGCGTCTCATGATTTACGTCGCAATGGCTGCGGTGTTGCTGCTGCGTCCGAATGGATTGCTCGGGAGGACCGCGTGA
- a CDS encoding ABC transporter substrate-binding protein, with translation MNRRNMLKLAALSAIPGSIEALVARSAFAQGSPIQFACPVPMSGPFAANGKYADLGMKLAIDQYGKVLGQPLAYTTLDTEGKPATAVRRVQEIAQQKNARYFAGGILSSEALAMGKEAQKADGIFITTAGADELTGKDCNSATFRWSVPTFGAIEQTVRPLIQSMPNAKRWYTITPQYVFGDGLLSAAKNIFKEKGIEHVGNSYHSLNEKEFSGYLTNAVAAKPDVLLILNFGSQSSDTLRQAVSFGMKNNCTILMAWASGLEQFEALGPDICEGVYFGAQYWHAIDTPLNHDLVKRVNATYKSNPNYSLAGSYICTKILLDGIVKAGTADPKKVVAALEGMKYAGLTGPEEIRAGDHQVLKNYYLLKGKPKSKMKDKDDYADIVSSGQSFLPLDKTQCKLA, from the coding sequence TTGAATCGCCGAAACATGTTGAAACTGGCCGCGCTGTCGGCCATTCCAGGATCGATCGAAGCGCTCGTGGCAAGAAGCGCCTTTGCGCAGGGCTCGCCGATCCAGTTCGCCTGCCCGGTGCCGATGTCCGGTCCGTTCGCGGCCAACGGCAAGTACGCCGATCTCGGCATGAAGCTCGCGATCGATCAATACGGCAAGGTGCTCGGCCAGCCGCTCGCCTATACGACGCTCGATACCGAGGGAAAACCCGCAACGGCGGTGCGCCGTGTGCAGGAAATCGCGCAGCAGAAGAACGCGCGTTATTTCGCGGGCGGCATTCTTTCTTCTGAAGCGCTCGCAATGGGCAAGGAAGCCCAGAAAGCCGACGGCATCTTCATCACGACAGCGGGCGCGGACGAACTCACCGGCAAGGATTGCAACAGCGCGACCTTCCGCTGGTCGGTGCCGACTTTCGGCGCGATTGAGCAGACGGTGCGTCCGTTGATCCAGTCGATGCCCAACGCGAAGCGCTGGTACACCATCACGCCGCAATACGTGTTCGGTGACGGTCTCCTTTCCGCGGCGAAAAACATCTTCAAGGAGAAGGGCATCGAGCACGTGGGCAACAGTTATCACTCGCTCAATGAAAAGGAGTTCAGCGGTTATCTGACCAATGCGGTCGCCGCAAAGCCGGATGTCCTTCTGATCCTGAACTTCGGTTCGCAATCGTCGGACACATTGCGTCAGGCTGTGAGCTTCGGCATGAAGAACAACTGCACCATCCTGATGGCATGGGCGTCGGGGCTGGAGCAATTCGAAGCGCTCGGCCCAGACATTTGCGAAGGCGTGTACTTCGGCGCGCAGTACTGGCATGCGATCGACACGCCGCTCAATCACGATCTCGTCAAGCGCGTCAACGCAACTTACAAGTCGAACCCGAACTACAGTCTCGCGGGCTCGTATATCTGCACGAAGATTCTGCTCGACGGCATCGTCAAGGCGGGCACCGCCGATCCGAAGAAAGTCGTCGCGGCGCTCGAAGGCATGAAGTACGCGGGATTGACCGGTCCGGAAGAGATTCGCGCGGGCGATCATCAGGTGCTGAAGAACTACTACCTGTTGAAGGGCAAGCCCAAGAGCAAGATGAAGGACAAGGACGACTACGCCGACATCGTCAGTTCTGGCCAATCGTTCCTGCCGCTCGACAAGACGCAATGCAAGCTGGCTTGA
- a CDS encoding FadR/GntR family transcriptional regulator — MVMERAKRAGAAIEIAQQSIKQPKRADLVAEEIKRLITEKNLKPGDKLPREVELQQLFSVSKSTIREALKSLEVQGLIKVTTGPSGGGTIVEVPLDRTLQLLQNYLFFKDVTIDDIYTVRQLLEPELAAGAVPHLTDEDFAALETNIACCDEPAAAHADRDIVRQRQEDVNFHDILAAANPNPFLRFTCELINEMIRQLIEFRNDTPQAEHERFGRANVKIHKAITEAARARNADKVRELMVIHMTEAPRYVKRMKGKLRGRLILDSEIRKRMGVRGS, encoded by the coding sequence ATGGTGATGGAGCGTGCAAAACGCGCGGGCGCTGCAATCGAGATCGCGCAACAGTCGATCAAGCAGCCCAAGCGCGCCGACCTCGTCGCGGAAGAGATCAAGCGGCTGATCACGGAAAAGAACCTCAAGCCCGGCGACAAGCTGCCGCGCGAAGTCGAGTTGCAGCAGCTCTTCTCCGTGAGCAAGAGCACGATACGCGAGGCGCTCAAGTCGCTCGAAGTGCAAGGGCTCATCAAGGTGACGACGGGTCCGTCGGGCGGCGGCACGATCGTCGAAGTGCCGCTCGATCGCACGTTGCAGCTCTTGCAGAACTATCTGTTCTTCAAGGACGTGACCATCGACGATATCTATACCGTGCGTCAGTTGCTCGAACCCGAACTGGCGGCGGGCGCGGTGCCTCATCTCACCGACGAGGATTTCGCGGCGCTGGAAACGAACATCGCGTGTTGCGACGAGCCCGCCGCGGCGCATGCGGATCGCGACATCGTCAGGCAACGTCAGGAAGACGTGAACTTTCACGACATTCTCGCCGCCGCCAATCCCAATCCGTTTCTGCGCTTCACGTGCGAACTCATCAACGAGATGATCAGGCAGCTCATCGAGTTCAGGAACGATACGCCGCAGGCCGAGCACGAGCGCTTCGGCCGCGCGAACGTGAAGATCCACAAGGCGATCACGGAAGCCGCGCGCGCACGCAACGCGGACAAGGTCCGTGAGCTGATGGTGATTCACATGACCGAAGCGCCGCGTTACGTGAAGCGCATGAAGGGCAAGCTGCGCGGGCGGCTCATTCTCGACTCGGAAATCCGCAAGCGCATGGGCGTACGCGGTAGCTGA